In the genome of Streptomyces globosus, one region contains:
- a CDS encoding TetR/AcrR family transcriptional regulator: MPRRSPALDRATPSAIAEAALRIIDEDGPGALSFRVLAERLGVSHATVQRRCTDLAGLLDLCTDHLARRLPEVPAGTGWAEAAELRFTALYRLLVAHPGLLVLRGSRPWTGRELLARLVEPSLADSTAAGMDPAEAMAVYRGMYLLTLGCAAFVDHRDPAAATAASRTAIAALDPEEFPVLTGALPRVLPVLTDHAVYAAALRRLIDAARPDTPQQ; this comes from the coding sequence ATGCCCCGCAGATCACCCGCCCTGGACCGTGCGACCCCGTCGGCGATCGCCGAGGCCGCACTGCGGATCATCGACGAGGACGGCCCCGGCGCACTCAGCTTCCGCGTCCTCGCCGAACGGCTCGGCGTCTCCCACGCCACCGTCCAGCGCCGCTGCACCGACCTCGCGGGCCTGCTGGACCTGTGCACCGACCACCTCGCGCGCCGCCTGCCCGAGGTACCCGCCGGAACCGGCTGGGCCGAGGCCGCGGAGCTCCGCTTCACCGCCCTCTACCGCCTGCTCGTCGCCCACCCCGGGCTGCTGGTGCTGCGCGGGAGCCGCCCGTGGACCGGCCGCGAGCTGCTGGCCCGGCTCGTCGAGCCCTCCCTCGCGGACAGTACGGCCGCCGGGATGGACCCCGCCGAGGCGATGGCCGTCTACCGGGGCATGTACCTGCTCACCCTCGGCTGCGCCGCCTTCGTCGACCACCGCGACCCGGCCGCCGCCACCGCCGCCTCGCGGACCGCCATCGCCGCCCTCGACCCGGAGGAGTTCCCCGTCCTGACGGGCGCCCTCCCCCGGGTCCTGCCCGTCCTCACCGACCACGCCGTGTACGCCGCCGCCCTGCGCCGGCTGATCGACGCCGCGCGGCCCGACACCCCGCAGCAGTAG
- a CDS encoding serine/threonine dehydratase, translating into MEKQLDPAAVRAAAARIAGAVRPAAVAPAGGGVWYALEYLQHTGSFKARGAHNFLAAHRAAGTLPDAGVAIASGGNAGLACAWAARAQSVPATVFLPATAPRIKVDRLRGYGADVRLVGERYAEAQAACAEFAARSGALASHAYDHPLIAAGAGTLLEEVRAALPGLDAVVVAVGGGGLLAGVATAAREHGVRVTAAEPEGCRALSAALEAGRPVDVPVDSVAADSLGATRVSADALAAARAGGVRSVLVPDAAITAARRRLWEEHRIVVEPGAATALAAVRAAPEPLGERVAVVLCGANTDPSDLSAGS; encoded by the coding sequence GTGGAGAAGCAGCTCGACCCGGCGGCCGTCCGCGCCGCCGCCGCCCGGATCGCCGGGGCCGTCCGGCCCGCCGCCGTGGCGCCCGCCGGCGGGGGCGTCTGGTACGCCCTGGAGTACCTCCAGCACACCGGCTCCTTCAAAGCCCGGGGCGCCCACAACTTCCTGGCCGCGCACCGCGCTGCCGGGACGCTTCCCGATGCCGGAGTCGCCATCGCCTCGGGCGGCAACGCCGGCCTCGCCTGCGCCTGGGCGGCCCGCGCCCAGTCCGTACCCGCCACCGTCTTCCTGCCGGCCACCGCGCCCCGGATCAAGGTGGACCGGCTGCGCGGCTACGGCGCGGACGTCCGCCTCGTCGGCGAGCGGTACGCCGAAGCGCAGGCCGCCTGCGCGGAGTTCGCGGCGCGCAGCGGCGCCCTCGCCTCCCACGCGTACGACCACCCCCTCATCGCGGCGGGCGCCGGAACCCTGCTGGAAGAAGTACGGGCCGCCCTGCCGGGCCTGGACGCGGTCGTCGTCGCCGTCGGCGGCGGCGGACTGCTCGCCGGGGTCGCCACCGCCGCCCGGGAGCACGGCGTGCGCGTCACCGCCGCCGAACCGGAGGGCTGCCGGGCCCTGTCCGCGGCGCTGGAGGCGGGCCGGCCCGTCGACGTCCCGGTGGACTCGGTGGCCGCCGACTCGCTGGGGGCCACCCGCGTCTCCGCGGACGCCCTGGCCGCCGCCCGCGCCGGGGGAGTCCGCTCGGTCCTCGTGCCCGACGCCGCGATCACCGCGGCCCGGCGGAGGCTGTGGGAGGAGCACCGGATCGTCGTCGAGCCGGGCGCCGCGACGGCCCTGGCCGCCGTACGGGCCGCCCCCGAACCGCTCGGCGAGCGCGTCGCCGTGGTGCTGTGCGGGGCCAACACGGATCCGTCGGACCTGTCGGCCGGGAGCTGA
- a CDS encoding carbohydrate ABC transporter permease, with protein sequence MRPRHAARRAAVLAARYALLLAVLALMAGPLAWQFLTSLRGRTENVYHGVLPSQPTLDNYVRVAESFPLLQYTGNTLVVAALAVASNAVFAAMGGYALSRAGWPGRRTVFTVLVATLMFPFESVMVSMFLTIRGMGLVDTLVGVWLPGAVSVLNILIMRSAFLAVPQEIEEAAVLDGAGEWTRFTRVFLPAAKGSLAVVCLTSFMGAWDDFLWPLLVLTDSDHYTLQLGLKTLAGATTTNDQRIIAAGAMAALLPMVLLFFALQRFFFKGVGEGAVKL encoded by the coding sequence ATGCGCCCCCGGCACGCGGCCCGCCGCGCGGCGGTGCTCGCCGCCCGGTACGCCCTCCTCCTGGCCGTGCTCGCCCTGATGGCCGGGCCGCTGGCCTGGCAGTTCCTGACCTCGTTGCGCGGCCGCACCGAGAACGTCTACCACGGCGTCCTGCCCTCGCAGCCGACCCTCGACAACTATGTCCGCGTCGCCGAGTCGTTCCCGCTGCTCCAGTACACCGGAAACACGCTGGTCGTGGCAGCCCTCGCCGTCGCCTCGAACGCGGTGTTCGCCGCGATGGGGGGCTACGCGCTCTCCCGGGCCGGGTGGCCGGGCCGCCGCACCGTGTTCACCGTGCTCGTGGCGACGCTGATGTTCCCGTTCGAGTCCGTCATGGTCTCGATGTTCCTCACCATCCGCGGCATGGGGCTCGTCGACACCCTCGTCGGGGTCTGGCTCCCGGGGGCCGTCTCCGTCCTCAACATCCTGATCATGCGGTCGGCGTTCCTGGCCGTGCCGCAGGAGATCGAGGAGGCCGCCGTCCTCGACGGGGCCGGCGAGTGGACCCGCTTCACCCGCGTCTTCCTCCCCGCCGCGAAGGGCTCCCTGGCCGTCGTGTGCCTGACCAGCTTCATGGGTGCCTGGGACGACTTCCTCTGGCCGCTGCTCGTCCTCACCGACAGCGACCACTACACCCTCCAGCTCGGCCTGAAGACCCTCGCCGGCGCCACCACCACCAACGACCAGCGGATCATCGCCGCCGGTGCGATGGCCGCACTGCTGCCGATGGTGCTGCTCTTCTTCGCCCTCCAGCGTTTCTTCTTCAAGGGGGTGGGCGAGGGAGCGGTCAAACTCTGA
- a CDS encoding ricin-type beta-trefoil lectin domain protein has product MPPRLRASLPCLTAAALLALGLAPAPAAAEPTATSDTPLALTPPMGWNNWAHYMCDIDEAKVVANADALVASGLAAKGYDTVTVDDCWMTRSRDADGNLVVDTEKFPHGMAWLGEYLHAKGLKFGIYQDAGSLTCEKYPGSGSPDGGGPDHYARDARLFASWKVDYVKMDGCNLWVPPGKTKEQAYRDAYNAVARALRDSGRPMVLSASAPAYFQQGEWGSADWHKVIDWVGETGQLWREGKDIKVYSPAAPAASRWSSVLGNYGYNRWLGRYAGPGNWNDPDFLIAGAPGLTDAESRSQVALWAMMAAPFILSSDVSALTPGGLAALGNTDLIALDQDPMGRQGAVVSANATFEVLARPLANGDRAVAVLNRSAATRDISVPLADIGLYGCTVTAKDLWSGGRTEVAANLTGRLAGHDTAVWRLTPHEGCGDAVPTGQITGDGVKCADGANTTGVGAVVLAGCTAAADQRWVVAPDATLRLAGQCLAAGADGLVELARCAPRQPGQRWTHRRDGALVSAAYRLCLTAPAPPATADAPAERLRLADCGDHRVDQAWSLPV; this is encoded by the coding sequence GTGCCGCCTCGCCTGCGTGCCTCGCTCCCCTGCCTCACCGCGGCCGCCCTGCTCGCCCTCGGGCTGGCCCCCGCCCCCGCGGCCGCCGAGCCCACCGCGACCTCGGACACGCCGCTCGCCCTGACCCCGCCGATGGGCTGGAACAACTGGGCGCACTACATGTGCGACATCGACGAGGCGAAGGTCGTCGCCAACGCCGACGCGCTCGTCGCAAGCGGCCTGGCCGCCAAGGGCTACGACACGGTCACCGTCGACGACTGCTGGATGACCAGGAGCCGGGACGCGGACGGCAACCTCGTCGTGGACACGGAGAAGTTCCCGCACGGCATGGCCTGGCTGGGCGAGTACCTGCACGCGAAGGGCCTGAAGTTCGGCATCTACCAGGACGCCGGCTCACTCACCTGCGAGAAGTACCCCGGCAGCGGCTCCCCCGACGGCGGCGGCCCCGACCACTACGCCCGGGACGCCCGGCTGTTCGCGTCCTGGAAGGTCGACTACGTCAAGATGGACGGCTGCAACCTGTGGGTGCCGCCCGGCAAGACGAAGGAGCAGGCCTACCGCGACGCCTACAACGCGGTGGCCCGCGCGCTGCGCGACAGCGGCCGGCCCATGGTGCTGTCGGCGTCCGCACCGGCCTACTTCCAGCAGGGCGAGTGGGGCTCGGCCGACTGGCACAAGGTCATCGACTGGGTCGGCGAGACCGGGCAGCTGTGGCGCGAGGGCAAGGACATCAAGGTCTACAGCCCGGCCGCACCGGCCGCCTCGCGCTGGAGCTCCGTCCTCGGCAACTACGGGTACAACCGCTGGCTCGGCCGGTACGCGGGCCCCGGCAACTGGAACGACCCCGACTTCCTCATCGCGGGCGCCCCCGGCCTGACCGACGCCGAGAGCCGCAGCCAGGTCGCGCTGTGGGCGATGATGGCCGCCCCGTTCATCCTGTCCTCCGACGTCTCCGCACTCACGCCCGGCGGGCTCGCCGCGCTCGGCAACACCGACCTGATCGCCCTGGACCAGGACCCGATGGGCCGCCAGGGCGCGGTGGTCTCCGCGAACGCCACCTTCGAGGTGCTGGCCCGGCCGCTGGCGAACGGGGACCGGGCCGTCGCCGTCCTCAACCGGTCCGCCGCCACCCGCGACATCTCGGTCCCGCTCGCCGACATCGGGCTCTACGGCTGCACGGTGACCGCCAAGGACCTGTGGAGCGGCGGCCGCACGGAGGTCGCCGCCAACCTGACGGGCAGGCTCGCCGGCCACGACACTGCGGTGTGGCGGCTCACCCCGCACGAGGGCTGCGGGGACGCCGTCCCCACCGGCCAGATCACCGGTGACGGCGTGAAGTGCGCGGACGGCGCCAACACCACCGGCGTCGGCGCGGTCGTCCTCGCCGGGTGCACGGCCGCCGCCGACCAGCGGTGGGTCGTCGCCCCCGACGCGACGCTCCGGCTGGCCGGCCAGTGCCTGGCCGCGGGCGCCGACGGCCTCGTCGAACTGGCGCGCTGCGCGCCCCGGCAGCCGGGACAGCGCTGGACGCACCGCCGCGACGGGGCCCTCGTATCGGCGGCGTACCGGCTCTGCCTGACCGCACCCGCGCCGCCGGCCACGGCGGACGCCCCGGCCGAGCGCCTGCGGCTCGCCGACTGCGGCGACCACCGGGTCGACCAGGCCTGGTCACTGCCGGTCTGA
- a CDS encoding PQQ-binding-like beta-propeller repeat protein yields the protein MTGRDHGEPPRPDVPPQQPSAPPGFGPAPQPYAPAAPVPVSRHGMRGERAAVVAALAAAALAVAGFGWAVLGGRGGEPEPSAGGGASASPPASPSASVDKGDGKGTGTGPDTVDPNAGIKPGEAPIWLVENRVEVAGAGARQYGPWRVGEVVVRAMDKEIAGYGAADGREKWKVQLETPLCGVPKEPAAGGKLVVAVREGQGPTTHCNALRQIDLAAGKAGWKAPVPQENDYDRPLELQMAVSGDTVAVARSAVMSGFSATDGRKLFGTSKTGGCYPAAFGGGARLVLVRRCPDPGGAPGAGRSLLEEVDPATGAAKWGHTFEGGWTVGRVLSSDPLVAASYHSGRKAWSLTAFTADGKVRSHGEAPFGTDKRCNGWGDGSGALGDCPAAVADAGTLYLAGGAPGRELGIDLTDHVIAVDLATGKEKWRAKAPDGRRIWPTALEDGKVVAYLWPEGRAAGAMAALKPADGSLEVFLQSPAGAAGAQQVFFPHGAHTAWAGGRLFLLNGRVKSPEPGLVHHALLSFGR from the coding sequence ATGACCGGTCGTGATCACGGTGAGCCGCCCCGGCCCGACGTCCCTCCGCAGCAGCCGTCGGCGCCCCCCGGCTTCGGCCCGGCGCCGCAGCCGTACGCCCCCGCGGCGCCCGTACCGGTCTCCCGGCACGGGATGCGGGGCGAGCGGGCCGCGGTGGTCGCGGCCCTGGCCGCGGCGGCGCTCGCCGTCGCCGGGTTCGGCTGGGCGGTCCTCGGCGGCAGGGGCGGCGAACCGGAACCGTCCGCGGGCGGCGGGGCGTCCGCGTCGCCGCCCGCCTCCCCCTCGGCTTCCGTGGACAAGGGCGACGGCAAGGGGACCGGCACGGGACCCGACACCGTCGACCCCAACGCCGGGATCAAGCCCGGCGAGGCCCCGATCTGGCTGGTCGAGAACCGCGTGGAGGTCGCCGGGGCGGGCGCCCGGCAGTACGGCCCGTGGCGCGTGGGCGAGGTGGTGGTCCGGGCCATGGACAAGGAGATCGCCGGGTACGGGGCGGCCGACGGCCGGGAGAAGTGGAAGGTGCAGCTGGAGACCCCGCTGTGCGGGGTGCCGAAGGAGCCTGCAGCCGGCGGGAAGCTCGTCGTCGCGGTGCGGGAGGGCCAGGGGCCGACCACGCACTGCAACGCGCTCCGGCAGATCGACCTCGCGGCGGGCAAGGCGGGCTGGAAGGCCCCGGTGCCGCAGGAGAACGACTACGACCGGCCGCTGGAACTGCAGATGGCGGTGTCGGGCGACACCGTGGCCGTCGCCCGGTCGGCCGTCATGAGCGGGTTTTCGGCCACGGACGGCAGGAAGCTCTTCGGGACCTCCAAGACGGGCGGCTGCTACCCGGCGGCCTTCGGCGGCGGCGCCCGGCTGGTCCTCGTCCGCCGGTGCCCTGACCCGGGCGGCGCCCCGGGAGCGGGGCGGTCCCTGCTGGAGGAGGTTGACCCGGCCACGGGCGCCGCGAAGTGGGGCCACACGTTCGAGGGCGGCTGGACCGTCGGCCGGGTCCTGTCCTCCGACCCGCTGGTCGCGGCCTCCTACCACAGCGGCCGCAAGGCGTGGAGCCTCACCGCGTTCACCGCGGACGGCAAGGTCCGCTCGCACGGCGAGGCGCCGTTCGGGACCGACAAGCGGTGCAACGGCTGGGGCGACGGCAGCGGCGCCCTGGGGGACTGCCCCGCCGCCGTGGCCGACGCCGGCACCCTGTACCTCGCCGGCGGCGCCCCGGGCCGCGAACTGGGCATCGACCTCACCGACCACGTCATCGCCGTGGACCTCGCCACCGGCAAGGAGAAGTGGCGGGCGAAGGCCCCCGACGGCCGCCGGATCTGGCCGACGGCCCTGGAGGACGGCAAGGTCGTCGCCTACCTGTGGCCCGAAGGCAGGGCGGCGGGGGCCATGGCCGCGCTGAAGCCGGCGGACGGCTCGCTGGAGGTGTTCCTGCAGAGCCCGGCCGGAGCGGCGGGGGCGCAGCAGGTCTTCTTCCCGCACGGCGCGCACACGGCGTGGGCCGGCGGACGGCTGTTCCTGCTCAACGGGCGGGTGAAGAGCCCGGAGCCCGGACTCGTCCACCACGCACTGCTGTCGTTCGGCAGATAG
- a CDS encoding carbohydrate ABC transporter permease — MTRGSRRPAGPRTAGAAARGPLHRRWWSPYLFLAPGLAAVALFGLWPFANTVVLSFTDARILTGGGFVGLGNYRRALADPDFWTAAGNSVLYLLVVVPCLVLLPLALAVLVQARVPGIGFFRSAYYTPVIASAVVVGLVWQWVLRSDGLVNTVFLRLRIVSEPVPFLTDSTMLLVSAMLVTVWKGLGYYMVFYLAALGNVPASLHEAAALDGAGPVRRFVHITVPQVKPMMLLVGTLSAVSALRVFTEVYILGGESGGPGGGARTLPFLIRQVGLGFAGETGYASAISLLLFLLTLAFSLLGRRLARGDET, encoded by the coding sequence GTGACCCGCGGAAGCCGGCGGCCCGCCGGCCCGCGCACCGCGGGGGCGGCGGCGCGCGGGCCCCTCCACCGCCGGTGGTGGAGCCCGTACCTGTTCCTCGCGCCCGGCCTGGCGGCGGTGGCGCTGTTCGGCCTGTGGCCGTTCGCCAACACCGTGGTCCTGTCGTTCACCGACGCCCGCATCCTCACCGGCGGCGGCTTCGTCGGCCTCGGCAACTACCGCCGGGCGCTCGCCGACCCGGACTTCTGGACCGCCGCGGGAAACAGCGTCCTGTACCTGCTCGTCGTCGTGCCGTGCCTGGTGCTGCTGCCGCTCGCGCTGGCCGTGCTGGTGCAGGCCAGGGTGCCCGGCATCGGGTTCTTCCGCTCGGCGTACTACACGCCGGTGATCGCCTCGGCCGTCGTCGTCGGCCTCGTCTGGCAGTGGGTGCTGCGCAGCGACGGCCTCGTCAACACGGTCTTCCTGAGGCTCCGGATCGTGTCGGAGCCGGTGCCGTTCCTGACGGACAGCACGATGCTGCTGGTCTCCGCGATGCTCGTCACCGTGTGGAAGGGGCTCGGCTACTACATGGTCTTCTACCTGGCGGCCCTCGGGAACGTCCCCGCCTCCCTCCACGAGGCGGCCGCCCTGGACGGCGCCGGCCCCGTCCGCCGCTTCGTCCACATCACCGTCCCGCAGGTGAAGCCGATGATGCTGCTGGTCGGCACCCTCTCCGCCGTGTCCGCGCTGCGCGTCTTCACCGAGGTCTACATCCTCGGCGGCGAGAGCGGCGGCCCGGGCGGCGGCGCCCGCACCCTGCCCTTCCTCATCCGCCAGGTCGGTCTCGGCTTCGCCGGCGAGACCGGCTACGCCTCGGCGATCTCCCTGCTGCTGTTCCTGCTCACCCTGGCCTTCAGCCTGCTCGGCCGCCGCCTGGCGAGGGGGGACGAGACGTGA
- a CDS encoding ABC transporter substrate-binding protein: MNRSHLPARPPRPRRTTARAALLAGVLLAAGACGLDGAPDGGETRRTGKASGEITFRTLQLKPTYTAYVQGVVDAFEAEHPGVRVRWEDVPGGGYNEKLVADAQAGALPDVVNLNTDSFQLLADRGLLADVAALDPGAAKEYIPGAWEQFKLPGRGDSVFAYPWYVTPEILTYNQELFRASGLDPDRPPTTVEQFFDHADRIAERSGGRYAAFMADPKGRLPGDWQKMGVPILNAARDRFAFDTPEAVAWVERMKSLYAKGAMPKESLLTSDDVNQLYGSGKLVFGPGSPGFVRDIKQNAPQVYADTRVAGAVTGRLGHIGIYAQSLGIRKSTRHPDAAIAFARWVTNGPNQVEFSRNATVYPSSAQGLADPRFADRGDGRDADTVARAVGAEQLKTAALDANTPVEWTNQVGDAVVREVQKAIKGEQDAATAVRRAQEEADKLLADAARR, translated from the coding sequence ATGAACCGTTCGCACCTGCCCGCACGCCCGCCCCGCCCCCGCCGCACAACCGCCCGCGCCGCACTCCTGGCCGGCGTCCTCCTCGCCGCCGGCGCGTGCGGGCTCGACGGCGCACCCGACGGCGGCGAGACCCGCCGCACCGGAAAGGCCTCCGGCGAGATCACCTTCCGCACGCTCCAGCTCAAACCCACGTACACGGCGTACGTGCAGGGCGTCGTCGACGCCTTCGAGGCGGAGCACCCCGGCGTCCGCGTCCGCTGGGAGGACGTCCCCGGCGGCGGCTACAACGAGAAGCTCGTCGCCGACGCCCAGGCGGGCGCCCTCCCCGACGTCGTCAACCTCAACACCGACTCCTTCCAGCTCCTTGCCGACCGCGGCCTGCTCGCCGATGTCGCCGCACTCGACCCCGGCGCCGCGAAGGAGTACATCCCCGGTGCCTGGGAGCAGTTCAAGCTCCCCGGCCGCGGCGACAGCGTCTTCGCCTACCCCTGGTACGTCACCCCGGAGATCCTCACCTACAACCAGGAGCTCTTCCGCGCCTCCGGCCTCGACCCGGACCGGCCGCCGACCACCGTCGAGCAGTTCTTCGACCACGCCGACCGGATAGCGGAGCGCTCCGGGGGCCGGTACGCGGCCTTCATGGCCGACCCCAAGGGCAGGCTCCCCGGCGACTGGCAGAAGATGGGCGTCCCGATCCTCAACGCAGCCCGGGACCGGTTCGCGTTCGACACCCCCGAGGCCGTCGCCTGGGTCGAGCGGATGAAGTCCCTGTACGCCAAGGGGGCCATGCCGAAGGAGTCGCTCCTCACCTCCGACGACGTCAACCAGCTGTACGGCAGCGGAAAGCTCGTCTTCGGCCCCGGATCCCCCGGCTTCGTCCGCGACATCAAACAGAACGCCCCGCAGGTCTACGCCGACACCCGGGTCGCCGGCGCCGTCACCGGCAGGCTCGGCCACATCGGCATCTACGCCCAGTCCCTCGGGATCCGCAAGAGCACCCGCCACCCGGACGCCGCGATCGCGTTCGCCCGGTGGGTGACCAACGGGCCCAACCAGGTCGAGTTCTCCCGGAACGCGACCGTCTACCCCTCCAGCGCGCAGGGCCTCGCCGACCCCCGCTTCGCCGACCGCGGGGACGGCCGCGACGCCGACACGGTCGCCCGGGCGGTCGGCGCCGAGCAGCTGAAGACCGCCGCCCTCGACGCCAACACCCCCGTCGAATGGACCAACCAGGTCGGCGACGCCGTGGTCCGCGAGGTGCAGAAGGCGATCAAGGGCGAGCAGGACGCCGCGACCGCCGTGCGCAGGGCCCAGGAGGAGGCCGACAAGCTGCTCGCCGACGCGGCCCGCAGGTGA